In Crinalium epipsammum PCC 9333, the following are encoded in one genomic region:
- a CDS encoding CAP domain-containing protein: MEQSINEQINQYRQSRNLPPLTLDSRISEQARAHSQAMANDSVPFSHEGFDQRVKAIARSIRYGAAAENIAYNQGYSDPGEQAVQGWIKSPGHQKNMVGDYDLTGIGVAKNANGEYYFTQIFIKRR, translated from the coding sequence TTGGAACAGTCTATTAACGAGCAAATAAATCAATATCGCCAGTCTCGCAACTTACCGCCTTTGACTTTGGACTCTCGCATCAGCGAACAAGCAAGGGCGCATAGTCAGGCGATGGCGAATGATAGTGTTCCTTTTAGCCATGAGGGATTTGATCAACGAGTAAAAGCGATCGCACGTTCAATACGTTATGGTGCTGCTGCTGAAAATATTGCTTACAACCAAGGTTATAGTGATCCAGGAGAGCAAGCAGTTCAAGGTTGGATTAAAAGTCCTGGTCATCAAAAAAACATGGTAGGGGACTATGATTTAACTGGGATTGGTGTTGCTAAAAATGCCAATGGTGAGTATTACTTTACTCAAATTTTTATTAAACGTCGGTGA
- a CDS encoding ribonuclease H-like domain-containing protein, protein MDFADFQVCDRDLSDDMLSQYMQAEAIAVDTETMGLLPWRDRLCLVQLCDDQDRVSVVRIAKGQTAAPNLKKLFEATNIVKVFHFARFDVAMLRHHLDIYVNPIFCTKIGSKLARTYAPRHGLKEVVQELARVELDKTAQSSDWGNAANLSEQQLRYAANDVRYLLSVRQTLIDMLKREERWELAQECFHCLPTIVSLDLLQYQDVFAH, encoded by the coding sequence ATGGATTTTGCAGATTTTCAGGTGTGCGATCGCGATCTTTCTGATGATATGTTGTCTCAGTATATGCAGGCTGAGGCGATAGCTGTTGATACAGAAACAATGGGATTATTACCTTGGCGCGATCGCTTATGTTTAGTGCAATTATGCGACGATCAAGATCGAGTTAGCGTTGTGCGTATAGCTAAAGGGCAAACAGCAGCACCAAACTTAAAAAAGCTATTTGAAGCTACTAATATTGTCAAAGTATTTCACTTTGCGCGTTTTGATGTTGCCATGTTGCGCCATCATCTTGATATTTATGTCAACCCCATTTTCTGCACTAAAATTGGCAGTAAATTAGCTAGAACTTATGCGCCACGTCACGGACTTAAAGAAGTTGTGCAAGAATTAGCGCGAGTAGAACTTGATAAAACTGCTCAAAGTTCCGACTGGGGAAACGCTGCCAATTTATCTGAACAACAACTTAGATATGCAGCTAACGATGTGCGCTATTTATTAAGTGTGCGACAGACATTAATAGATATGCTCAAGCGTGAGGAGAGATGGGAACTCGCGCAAGAATGTTTTCACTGTTTGCCTACAATAGTTTCCCTTGATTTGCTGCAATATCAAGATGTATTTGCACACTAA
- a CDS encoding L,D-transpeptidase encodes MISLDFDGNGSPDRAYGDGYIGLTSNTVITGPKMSTFQGKPYWFSIALHGTPQPKNIGQANSGGCVHLDAKSLQQLIEKGWIKLGTSVKIID; translated from the coding sequence ATGATTAGCCTAGATTTTGATGGCAATGGCAGTCCAGATAGAGCCTATGGTGATGGATATATCGGACTGACATCAAATACAGTTATTACTGGCCCAAAGATGAGTACGTTTCAAGGAAAACCCTATTGGTTTTCTATAGCACTTCATGGTACTCCGCAACCTAAAAATATTGGTCAAGCCAACTCTGGTGGCTGCGTTCATCTCGATGCGAAATCATTGCAACAATTAATTGAGAAGGGGTGGATAAAACTTGGTACGAGTGTCAAAATTATTGATTAG
- a CDS encoding DUF2786 domain-containing protein — MIDKSIIEKINKLLALANSSNENEAAVAAQKASLLLTQYNLSLADLGSDDLTDITELVVETTTRFISWKMLLLGGIAEANACQAFRNNYNGNMRLIGSHASLIVCQNMYEYLSKTIERRVKYRQGRGRAYLNAFRVGCATRLSQRLAEQRAEIENNGIAGNSETPQTSAIVVRSMFEKSEAAVAEYLKLQGFRIKTKSAQLSSESGFNSGYEAGDQISLNKQISRGDHMKRLPNALR, encoded by the coding sequence ATGATAGATAAAAGTATTATTGAAAAAATCAATAAGCTCTTAGCACTAGCAAATTCATCTAACGAAAACGAGGCAGCGGTAGCTGCTCAAAAAGCCTCATTGTTACTAACACAGTACAATTTAAGTTTAGCTGATTTAGGCAGTGATGACTTAACTGATATTACTGAATTAGTGGTTGAAACCACTACCAGATTTATTAGTTGGAAAATGTTGCTGTTGGGTGGTATTGCTGAAGCAAATGCTTGTCAAGCATTCCGAAATAATTATAATGGCAATATGAGATTGATTGGTAGTCATGCCAGCTTAATAGTTTGCCAAAATATGTATGAATACTTAAGCAAAACAATTGAGCGACGTGTTAAGTATCGTCAGGGGAGAGGACGCGCTTACCTCAATGCTTTTCGTGTCGGATGTGCTACCAGATTAAGCCAAAGGCTAGCAGAACAAAGAGCCGAAATTGAAAATAATGGCATTGCTGGTAATAGTGAAACACCACAAACCTCAGCTATTGTAGTACGTTCCATGTTTGAAAAAAGTGAGGCAGCCGTTGCCGAATATTTAAAACTGCAAGGGTTTAGAATCAAAACTAAATCGGCTCAACTCAGTAGTGAGTCAGGATTTAATTCTGGCTATGAAGCAGGAGATCAAATTAGCTTGAATAAACAAATTTCAAGGGGTGACCACATGAAAAGATTGCCAAATGCTCTGAGGTAA
- a CDS encoding nucleotidyltransferase family protein, with the protein MSDIGLVILAAGASTRMGTPKQLLPYRGRTLIKYVVEQAIASVCHPIIVVLGANAESIQPKLTSFNIRTIKNCSFAEGMSSSIRTGIEVLAAENPYLKAVVLMVCDQPFASTQLINQLVENYRQANSLIVASEYNSVLGVPCLFDRTLFSHLMALSGDAGARKLIKRFAQDTIRVPAPEVAFDLDTPADYEQLHNTEKPYFCVLSNFNSSRTL; encoded by the coding sequence ATGTCTGACATTGGTTTAGTAATTTTAGCCGCAGGTGCTTCTACTCGCATGGGTACGCCCAAGCAATTGCTTCCCTATCGAGGACGGACTTTAATTAAGTATGTAGTTGAGCAGGCGATCGCTTCTGTCTGCCACCCAATTATCGTAGTATTAGGGGCAAATGCGGAAAGCATTCAGCCCAAGCTAACATCTTTTAATATCCGAACAATCAAAAATTGTTCTTTCGCTGAAGGGATGAGCAGTTCCATCCGTACAGGTATAGAAGTCCTTGCGGCTGAAAATCCCTATCTTAAAGCTGTGGTATTGATGGTTTGCGATCAGCCCTTTGCTTCTACTCAACTAATTAATCAATTGGTCGAGAACTACCGTCAAGCTAATTCGTTAATTGTTGCTTCAGAATACAACAGTGTTTTGGGCGTTCCGTGCTTGTTTGATCGCACTCTTTTTTCCCATCTAATGGCGCTTAGTGGCGATGCTGGTGCGAGAAAGCTGATTAAACGCTTTGCTCAAGATACGATCAGAGTTCCCGCCCCAGAAGTGGCATTTGACCTTGATACACCCGCAGACTACGAACAACTCCACAATACGGAAAAGCCCTATTTCTGCGTTCTGAGCAACTTTAATTCCTCCCGAACTTTATGA
- a CDS encoding XdhC family protein: MKELQDILKTFEQIKHSRSAIATVVKTSGSVYRRPGARMLITESGQMVGAISGGCLESDIVERSQPLILHNGEPILVEYDTTASNDLVWGLGMGCNGTVQVLIESLHCGSAQNQLEFIAECFRYHQPGVVATVFDIKGEVAASIASRLYLHSDGTVKSEIGDRQLAAYLQHDAYGVLTEGKTKVVSYSLDHGSVDVLIEVIRPPVPLLVFGAGYDAVPIVQLAKQLGWHVTVIDRRPAYATRDRFPDADEIIVCHPEELSTKLNLNPQMVAVVLTHNYLSDQMLLQTLLPSPVRYLGLLGAKPRSQQLLEDLRKEGFIPSKNQLQRLYAPVGLDIGAETAAEIALSVVAEIQAVLAQREGNHLRFRQGSIHGETEPCLTLV, translated from the coding sequence ATGAAAGAGTTACAAGATATCCTCAAAACCTTTGAGCAAATTAAACACTCAAGATCAGCGATCGCAACAGTCGTCAAAACTAGCGGTTCCGTCTACCGCAGACCAGGCGCACGTATGTTAATTACTGAATCCGGTCAAATGGTGGGTGCAATTAGTGGCGGCTGTCTGGAAAGCGATATTGTGGAACGATCGCAACCTTTAATCCTGCACAATGGAGAGCCAATTCTTGTAGAGTACGATACAACTGCCAGCAACGATTTAGTCTGGGGGCTAGGAATGGGTTGCAATGGTACAGTACAGGTGCTAATTGAATCTCTCCATTGTGGCTCTGCTCAAAACCAGCTTGAATTTATTGCAGAGTGCTTTCGCTATCATCAACCAGGGGTAGTTGCTACGGTCTTTGATATTAAAGGAGAAGTTGCTGCTAGTATCGCTTCTAGATTGTATTTGCATTCTGACGGTACGGTAAAGAGTGAAATTGGCGATCGCCAATTAGCTGCATATCTGCAACATGATGCTTACGGGGTATTAACTGAGGGTAAAACAAAGGTAGTTTCTTACTCATTAGATCATGGCTCAGTTGACGTACTAATAGAAGTGATTCGTCCTCCCGTACCATTGCTTGTCTTTGGTGCGGGTTACGATGCAGTTCCAATTGTGCAACTGGCGAAACAACTTGGCTGGCACGTTACAGTGATTGATCGTAGACCAGCTTATGCCACGCGCGATCGCTTTCCTGACGCTGATGAAATTATTGTTTGCCATCCAGAGGAATTGTCAACCAAGCTAAATCTTAATCCGCAGATGGTGGCTGTAGTCCTAACACACAACTATCTGTCAGATCAAATGCTGTTGCAAACTCTCTTACCATCACCAGTTCGCTATTTAGGATTACTTGGTGCTAAACCTCGCAGTCAGCAACTATTAGAGGACTTACGAAAAGAGGGATTTATTCCCTCTAAAAATCAACTGCAACGCCTTTATGCGCCAGTTGGTTTAGATATCGGCGCGGAAACCGCAGCAGAAATTGCGCTTTCTGTTGTGGCGGAAATTCAAGCTGTGCTAGCTCAACGAGAAGGCAATCATCTACGATTTCGACAAGGTTCTATTCACGGTGAGACAGAACCATGTCTGACATTGGTTTAG
- a CDS encoding xanthine dehydrogenase family protein molybdopterin-binding subunit, producing MTKVIGSGVNRKDGRAKVTGTATYAAEHQIPGLLHGYLVTASIANGRIKSIDTSFAEKAQGVTAVFTHKNPPKIFKPSNNFITSKIYEARLPLSDDQVHYGGQIIGLVVADTFERAKHAAHLVKVEYETRSPIVESQKATFKKAPSMFGEGFKFEKGNVASISNAAAKIEATYTTSTELHAPMEPHAIIAQWQGSDAVTIYEPTQWVMGSQRTYAELFGLPSERVRIITPYLGGGFGSKAFPWPHGVLCAAAARQLQRPVKVVLSRRQMTANAGHRSETEQTISLAAEADGKLMAIAHDAKSFTSPVEAFTEPCTGITPAMYSAPNLRLNQELGVMNVGTPTFMRAPGENPGMWALESAMDELAWSLKIDPVELRLKNETQEHQRKKLPFSAKHYADCLKVGAERFGWQDRQIKVRSLRRDGKLVGWGMAGATFPGMQGVATVKVRLLPDDTVHVLTAGNDMGTGAYTMVAGVAAETLGVPVEKVRVEMGDSQLPDGGIAGGSQMTATIAPAVIKACQEVLKAANCTSATEACAALKQSGRAAFEATATSAPSGGAKKWAFQSWGAHFCEVTVDEEIGRLRVTRWVSVMDIGRVINSKTAASQVRGAVIMGIGQALMEECLFDPNIGYPVVYDLATYHYPSHADIPRIDVAFVGEPDLNFNSAGVRGVGEIGITGVSAAIANAVYHATGKRIRNLPLTPDKLIV from the coding sequence ATGACTAAAGTAATAGGTAGTGGCGTTAACCGCAAGGACGGACGAGCAAAAGTCACAGGTACAGCCACCTACGCCGCCGAACATCAGATTCCCGGACTACTGCATGGTTATCTTGTTACTGCCAGTATTGCCAATGGTCGAATTAAAAGCATCGACACTAGCTTTGCAGAAAAAGCTCAAGGCGTAACTGCGGTTTTCACACACAAAAACCCTCCTAAGATATTTAAGCCATCGAATAACTTTATTACCTCAAAAATCTATGAGGCGCGTTTGCCATTGTCGGACGATCAAGTTCACTATGGCGGGCAAATTATTGGCTTGGTGGTTGCAGATACCTTTGAGCGAGCCAAACACGCTGCACACCTAGTTAAAGTAGAGTATGAAACGCGATCGCCCATAGTTGAATCCCAGAAGGCTACCTTCAAGAAAGCTCCCTCAATGTTCGGCGAAGGGTTTAAGTTTGAAAAGGGGAATGTCGCAAGTATAAGCAACGCCGCAGCTAAGATTGAGGCTACTTATACAACTTCTACAGAATTACACGCGCCGATGGAACCTCATGCCATTATTGCTCAGTGGCAAGGCTCGGATGCAGTAACAATTTACGAACCAACTCAATGGGTAATGGGTTCTCAACGTACATACGCCGAACTCTTCGGACTTCCATCTGAGCGGGTACGCATCATTACTCCCTACCTGGGTGGTGGTTTCGGCTCCAAAGCCTTCCCCTGGCCTCATGGGGTTCTGTGTGCGGCGGCAGCACGTCAACTTCAACGCCCTGTTAAGGTAGTTCTCAGCCGTCGCCAGATGACGGCTAATGCTGGACATCGCTCCGAAACAGAGCAAACAATCAGTTTAGCAGCAGAGGCAGATGGCAAACTAATGGCGATCGCTCACGATGCTAAATCCTTTACATCGCCAGTGGAAGCTTTCACAGAACCTTGTACGGGCATCACGCCAGCTATGTACTCTGCCCCAAACCTGCGATTAAATCAGGAACTTGGGGTAATGAACGTGGGTACGCCGACATTCATGCGTGCGCCTGGAGAAAATCCAGGAATGTGGGCATTGGAATCGGCAATGGACGAACTAGCCTGGTCACTAAAAATAGACCCAGTAGAACTGCGCCTCAAAAACGAAACTCAAGAACACCAGCGCAAGAAGCTACCGTTTTCAGCGAAACATTATGCTGATTGCTTGAAAGTTGGCGCAGAACGATTTGGCTGGCAAGACAGACAAATAAAGGTCAGATCGCTCCGCCGTGACGGGAAACTTGTAGGTTGGGGAATGGCGGGTGCTACCTTCCCTGGGATGCAAGGTGTGGCAACTGTTAAAGTACGTTTGTTACCAGATGATACAGTCCACGTCCTTACTGCTGGTAATGATATGGGGACAGGGGCATATACTATGGTCGCCGGAGTAGCAGCAGAGACACTAGGAGTGCCTGTAGAAAAGGTGCGTGTCGAGATGGGCGATTCCCAGCTACCAGACGGCGGTATTGCAGGCGGTTCTCAGATGACTGCAACTATCGCCCCAGCAGTAATTAAGGCTTGTCAGGAAGTACTCAAAGCAGCTAACTGTACCTCTGCTACTGAAGCTTGTGCGGCTTTAAAGCAATCTGGACGAGCCGCGTTTGAAGCAACAGCTACTTCTGCCCCTAGTGGTGGAGCGAAAAAATGGGCTTTCCAGTCTTGGGGAGCGCATTTCTGTGAGGTAACTGTGGATGAAGAAATCGGACGCTTGCGGGTTACACGCTGGGTATCAGTGATGGACATCGGACGAGTCATAAACAGCAAAACCGCAGCTTCTCAGGTGCGCGGTGCTGTAATTATGGGAATTGGGCAAGCTTTGATGGAAGAATGCCTTTTTGATCCAAATATTGGTTATCCCGTAGTTTATGACTTAGCTACCTACCACTATCCCTCTCATGCCGATATTCCCCGAATTGATGTGGCGTTTGTTGGGGAACCAGATTTGAACTTTAACTCCGCAGGTGTTCGTGGGGTGGGTGAAATCGGGATTACGGGAGTTTCAGCCGCGATCGCCAATGCAGTTTATCACGCGACTGGCAAGCGGATTCGCAATCTACCCCTTACTCCAGACAAATTAATTGTCTAA
- a CDS encoding FAD binding domain-containing protein has product MNNFSYSRATSVQDAVQRASTDKNATFIGGGTNLVDRLKVFLDEPSQLIDISRLEMKRIEPIAGGGLRIGSLVSNTALADHAEVRRNYPMLVRAILSGASQQIRNMATVGGNMLQRTRCPYYYDTAFACNKREPNSGCPALTGINRTHAILGTSDRCIAVHPSDMSVALAALDAVVEVAQPKGKRQIPFVDFHRLPGDTPERDTNLEPGELITAILLPSLPFAKSGVYLKLRDRASYSFALISVAAAVDLAGEKIKDARLAMGGVAHKPWRVQEVEQFLIGKTANAATFEQAAEIALQAAKPLQHNKFKVELAKRAIKRSLMVSAKGGGVA; this is encoded by the coding sequence ATGAATAACTTCTCCTACAGTCGCGCTACTTCCGTTCAAGATGCCGTTCAACGAGCATCTACAGATAAAAATGCCACATTTATTGGGGGTGGCACTAACTTAGTTGATCGCCTGAAAGTTTTTCTGGATGAGCCATCACAGCTTATTGATATTTCTCGCTTAGAAATGAAGCGGATCGAACCCATAGCTGGCGGTGGTTTACGAATTGGCTCATTAGTAAGTAATACAGCATTAGCCGACCATGCCGAAGTGCGGCGCAACTATCCGATGTTAGTACGCGCTATTCTGTCGGGAGCCTCGCAACAAATTCGTAACATGGCGACTGTTGGGGGTAATATGCTGCAACGCACTCGTTGCCCCTATTACTACGACACAGCCTTTGCCTGTAATAAGCGGGAGCCAAATAGCGGTTGTCCTGCCTTAACTGGTATTAACCGCACCCACGCCATATTAGGAACAAGCGATCGCTGTATTGCTGTTCATCCCTCCGATATGTCTGTTGCCCTAGCAGCTTTGGATGCGGTTGTGGAAGTAGCACAACCAAAGGGGAAACGCCAAATTCCGTTTGTAGATTTTCATCGTCTTCCTGGTGACACACCTGAACGGGATACTAATTTGGAACCAGGAGAACTGATTACTGCCATTTTGTTACCGTCTTTACCGTTTGCCAAATCTGGTGTTTATCTCAAGTTAAGGGATAGAGCTTCATATTCCTTTGCACTGATTTCGGTAGCGGCTGCGGTTGATTTGGCGGGAGAAAAAATTAAGGATGCGCGGTTAGCAATGGGTGGTGTGGCTCACAAACCTTGGCGGGTTCAAGAAGTAGAGCAATTTTTAATTGGTAAAACTGCTAATGCTGCCACATTTGAGCAAGCAGCAGAAATTGCTTTGCAAGCAGCCAAGCCACTGCAACACAACAAATTCAAAGTTGAATTAGCAAAACGGGCAATTAAGCGATCGCTCATGGTATCTGCAAAGGGAGGAGGTGTAGCATGA
- a CDS encoding 2Fe-2S iron-sulfur cluster-binding protein — MQHNEEKRKKTSRRSFLGQALTAAGTAIAAPTLIEQATAAKEEGEKVAQSAASGAIALTLNVNGKKRSLNIEPRVTLLDTLRERLELTGSKKGCDHGQCGACTVLVDGQRVYSCLALAVMQEGKEIVTVEGLAKGDVLHPVQAAFIDNDGFQCGYCTPGQICATVALLDEVKRGSASAITPNLDRPPQLTQISEAEIKERLSGNLCRCSAYNGIVAAVQQVAGQTPPSAAADILVKEMPV; from the coding sequence ATGCAACACAATGAAGAAAAGCGGAAAAAAACGTCCCGACGCAGTTTTTTGGGACAAGCCTTAACCGCAGCAGGAACAGCTATAGCTGCCCCCACATTAATTGAGCAGGCAACAGCAGCTAAGGAAGAGGGGGAAAAGGTCGCTCAATCTGCTGCGTCAGGCGCGATCGCTCTCACATTAAACGTTAATGGTAAAAAGCGATCGCTCAATATCGAACCACGAGTAACCCTGCTGGATACTTTACGGGAACGCCTGGAACTGACAGGCAGCAAAAAAGGTTGCGATCACGGGCAGTGTGGCGCTTGTACGGTGCTAGTAGATGGGCAAAGAGTCTACTCCTGTCTGGCATTAGCAGTGATGCAAGAAGGCAAGGAGATTGTTACTGTTGAAGGACTCGCTAAGGGTGATGTTCTTCATCCAGTCCAAGCGGCATTTATAGATAATGATGGCTTTCAGTGCGGCTATTGTACACCAGGACAAATTTGTGCAACGGTTGCTCTTTTGGATGAAGTTAAACGGGGAAGTGCCAGCGCAATTACTCCAAATCTCGATCGCCCACCACAGCTTACCCAAATATCTGAGGCTGAAATTAAGGAGCGATTAAGTGGCAATCTCTGTCGGTGCAGCGCATACAATGGCATCGTCGCCGCCGTACAGCAGGTAGCAGGACAAACACCACCTTCGGCTGCTGCCGATATATTAGTTAAGGAGATGCCAGTATGA